DNA from Cutibacterium acnes:
AATGAAAAGAAGGTTGGTTGACCCTTCGTGGTTTCGGGTATTACGCTGGCTACTGCGTTGTGGTCTGTGCGATCTCGGACGGGAGTAGATCGTGCTCGACCCCACGGTCGGGGCTGCGGCGTGTTTCAAGCCATATAACATCAATCGGAGTCCTACTACATGACCTCCTCCACTGAGGCCTCCACCTCGAACCCGGTCGACACTGACCAGCAGAATGTCGCCAACACCGCCGATGGATCCGTGGCGGTTGACGACCTTGGTAGCCCGGAGGCCTTTCTGGCCGCTGTGGACGCCACCATCAAGTACTTCAATGACGGCGACATCGTCTCTGGGACCGTCGTCAAGGTGGACCGCGACGAGGTCCTCCTTGACATCGGTTACAAGACCGAAGGTGTCATCCCGTCCAAAGAGTTGTCGATCAAGCACGACGTGGACCCCTTTGAGGTAGTCAACGTCGGTGATGAGATCGAGGCCCTCGTTCAGCAGAAGGAGGACAAGGAAGGTCGTCTGATCCTGTCCAAGAAGCGTGCCCAGTATGAGCGCGCCTGGGGCACGATTGAGCAGATCAAGGAAGAAGACGGCGTCGTCACCGGTACCGTCATCGAGGTCGTCAAGGGTGGACTTATTGTCGACATCGGCCTGCGTGGCTTCCTTCCCGCCTCTCTTGTTGAGATGCGCCGAGTCCGTGACCTCCAGCCCTACGTGGGTCAGGAGATCGAGGCCAAGATCATCGAGCTCGACAAGAACCGCAACAACGTTGTGCTGTCGCGTCGTGCGTGGCTCGAGCAGACTCAGTCTGAGGTTCGTCAGAACTTCCTGCATCAGCTGCAGAAGGGTCAGATCCGCAAGGGCGTCGTCTCCTCGATCGTCAACTTCGGTGCCTTTGTTGACCTGGGCGGTGTGGACGGCTTAGTCCACGTCTCCGAGCTGTCCTGGAAGCATATCGACCACCCGAGCGAGGTCGTCGAGGTTGGTCAGCCTGTCACTGTCGAGGTGCTGGACGTCGACATGGATCGTGAGCGCGTCTCGCTGTCTCTCAAGGCGACCCAGGAGGATCCGTGGCAGGCGTTCGCCCGTCTGCACCAGATTGGTCAGATTGTTCCTGGCAAGGTCACCAAGCTCGTTCCGTTCGGCGCTTTCGTCCGCGTCGAGGACGGCATTGAGGGTCTGGTCCACGTGTCCGAGCTGGCCGAGCGCCACGTCGAAATCCCTGAGCAGGTCGTTAGCGTCAACGACGATGTCATGGTCAAGATCATCGACATCGACCTCGACCGTCGCCGCATCTCGCTGTCCCTTAAGCAGGCCAACGAGGGTATCGACGTGGAGTCTGACGAGTTCGATCCGTCGCTGTACGGGATGGCTGCCTCCTATGATGAGGACGGTAACTACATCTACCCCGAGGGCTTTGATCCGGAGACCAATGAGTGGAAGCCGGGTTACGACGAGCAGCGCATCGCTTGGGAGCAGCAGTACGCCGAGGCTCAGGCTCGCTGGGAGGCTCACCGCAAGCAGGTCATCGAGGCCGAGCAGGCCGATCAGGAAGCCGCTCTTACCGATGGTGGCGCCCAGTCGTCCTACACCAGTGGCCCGGCTGAGGGTTCGCTGGCGTCCGACGAGGCTCTGCAGGCTCTTCGTGACAAGTTGACCCATAACTGATTCTACTTTTCGTCGAAACTTTGAGGGGCTCCGCCATAATGGCGGAGCCCCTCGTTTGTGTTTGTTGGGCTGCTTGGGGGGCGAACGGTCCTTCCTTTGCCAGCTTGATGTAGGAGTCCGATTATGGGGCGCGGTTTCATGCTTGCGCGCACGAATTAGGCAAGGCTAACCTTATAGGTGGCCCAAGGTGGGCCGTATTCACAACCGAAGGGGACGTCTCATGACCACATCGGCCATGCGCAAAATCGTCGCCAGTGTGCTCGGGGCCATCTTGGCCCTTACCGGAGTGTTGATCACTCCGGCGGCATGGGCAGCTGGTCCGACGGTAACCGTGATACCAGTAGGTCGGGAGGGAGGTGATATCACCATCAGTGGGAAGGGATTCTCGACTACCGGCTTCGGTGTCTACGTTGCTGTGGCACCGGCCTCGGTGCCCGAGTTCTATGGCAATTCGGACAAGTTCTACGGCTATGACCCGAGCAAGGACACGACGGAGTCCCCATCGACAATCTGGGTCTATACCCCGAGTCAAAAAGCTATTGGCTCCCGGTTCGCTCAAGGTAGGCCGATGAATAACGATGGGTCTTTTACCATCACGATGAAAGCCCCTCCCTTTGAACAAGGCAAGGATTTCGTCGTCCTCACCACGAAGGCTCATGGAGTTGGTAAGACAGATCACTCTGACGATACCCGTACTCCGGTGACCTATCGGGAAGCTACACCGGCTCCTACAGGGCCGAAGACCCCAATTGCCCCGTCGAAGCAGCCGAGTAAGCAAGCTGCCCCGTCGAAGCAGGTTAAGCCCAGTAAGCAGGCCGGCCCGAACAAGCAGAGCACGACACCACAGCAGAAGACGGCAGAACACAGGTCCCAGACTCCGGCCGCCCATCGCACCATGACCAAACAGGTCTGCACAATCGGTGCGTCCAAGGTGACCTCGGGTTCGCTGACCTGGGGTATCCGAACATCCTTCACCAGTTACCTGCGTGGTCCTATTGCCAATGGCTCGTGGAAGCTTTCGGGCGGCGCCAACTGGAACGGTTCGGCCTTCACTTTCCCTCTCACCAGCGGCTCATTCGATCCTGCTACCAAATCTGGATCTTTTAAGTACTCCGGCTCGGTTCACATGACTGGCCATCACGGCATTCTGGACATGACGCTGGCTGAGCCTTCCCTACAGATCAAGGGCTCGACTGGGCACCTCTATCTTGACGTCAAGTCCTCTTCGATGGATGGAAAGAAAACCAACTATGGTCGCGTTGATTTTGCCACTTTCGGGGTATCGGTCTCCGGTAACGCCGCCATTAAAGGTTCGCCGGTCAAGCTGACCGCGACTGGGGCCAAGGCTTTTGCCGGTTTTTACAGGGCTGGTGAGCCGATGAACCCGTTGTCGACGAACCTCACCTTGTCAGCGGAGAAGGTCTGCCACAACGTCACTGTTGACGCTGTCACCGGAAAGGTCATCGGTGACGACTCCGGTAAGGGTGCGGGACGGGGACTGCCCGTTACCGGTGCTGAGGGCCCATCCAGTGACGAAATCGATCTCGGCATCGTCGGAGGGCTCGCCCTCACCGCCGTGGTCTCGACGGTGGTCGTCTGCCGTCGTTACGCTGCCCGGATCTGATCCGTTCGTCGAACGCCGTCATTTCGCACGCAGACAAAGTGCCGGCAGGGATGGGGGCACTCGTCCCCATCCCTGCTACATTCCCGAAAACGAGTTTCGAAAGTTGAGAACCATGATCCGGATGTACCGTCGAGTTGCCGGAGTCGGCTTGGCTCTGACCATGTTGGTGGCCGGCTGTGGTCATTCCTCCTCGACCTCCCAAGGTCCTGCCACATCCTCCACGCCGGTACCGTCCGTCGCGACATCGTCGACGAGGGCGGCATCAGCCACTTCACAGGCAGCGCGGGATTTGCCTGACCCGCACACCCTTCGCGGTCTCACGGAAGTGCCAGAACTACCTGATCCGAAGCCAGTCGAGGGGTCGTCTGCCCAAAAACTTCCAGTGACCGTCACTGACGTCGAGGGGAACAAGGTGACGATCAAAAGCACCTCGAGAATTCTCGCTCTTGACCTCTACGGCACCTTGTCACGCACCCTCATTGGACTTGGATTGGGCGACAAGATCGTCGGGCGCACTGTTTCCTCCACTGAAAAGCAGTTGCATGACCGCCCCGTGGTGACAGAAAACGGACACGTTCTTAACGTCGAGGCCGTCGCAGGTCTGAAACCGTCGGTCATCATCGCCGACCGCAGCGTGGGTCCGAAGGAGGCCCTCGATCAGCTCCGTAAATCCGGGATTCCGGTGGTGCTCGTAGATCCCCACCGCAGTGTCGGCTCCACTCCTCAGCTTATTCGCACTATTGCCGATGCCGTCGGAAAGCCTGATGCAGGCGAAGCCCTGGTGAAACGTACCCAAGAGCAGATCGACCAGGCCAAAAAGCAGATAGCAGCATGGAAACCTGCCAAGCCGATGCGAGTCGCTTTCCTCTACGTTCGCGGAAATGCTGGCGTTTTCTTCATTCTTGGTTCTGAGAACGGGGCCAGCGAGCTTATCCAGGGGGTGGGTGCCGATGACGTCGCCTCCGACAAAGGCATAACGACCCTCGTACCTGCCAACGCCGAATCCCTGGTCTCCATCAACCCGGATGCGATCTTCGTCATGAGGGATGGGCTTGCTTCCACCGGGGGGATGAAGGGACTGCTGGCTAGAGCTGGCGTCGCTAACACCACCGCAGGGCGCAAGCAACGGGTTATTTCCATTCCTGATGGAATCTCGCTGTCTTTCGGGCCCCAAACCGGGGAGGTCCTGACCGCTGTGGCCAAGGCTTTGTACGGAGTCAAATGAGCGCCCTGTCACAGCCGGTTGTCCAGCGTTCTGGGATTGAGCGACGGACTCGGGTTCGCGTTATCTCCACCATCTGCCTCGTCATCATCGTATGTGGTTTAGTGCTGTTGTCAGCGATGGTTGGTCAGTACCGCGTCGAGGCCGCCGACGTCATCAAAATCGTTTTCGGGAGGTCGGCCACTGACGCCATGGCCGAGTCGGTGCTGTGGCAGATCCGCTTTCCGCGCATTGTTCTTGGCCTGCTAGTGGGGGCTAGTCTTGCTGTGGCCGGAGCCGTCATGCAGGCGCTGTTTTCCAATCCGCTCGCTGAACCCGGTGTCATTGGCGTGTCATCGGGGGCGGCTGTGGGGGCATCGATCATGATTGTGGTCGCCCCCAATTTTTTGTCCGGGTTCGGGGTGCCGGCAGCGGCATTTGTGTCCGGACTGCTTGCGGCCAGTTCGGTCTACATTATGGCGCGGTCCGGACGACGAGCTGAGTCGACGACCCTAGTTCTGACTGGCATCGCGGTGACGGCCGTGTGTTCGGCTATCACCTCAATATCCACTTATGTTGCGCCGACTACCGCCCGGGACCAAATTGTCTTCTGGCAGATGGGATCCCTGAGCGGGACAACCTGGAGTCACGTGGCAACGGTCGGGACGGTAGCCAGTGTCGGGATTGTCTGGGCCATCCTTATTGCTGGCAAGCTCGACACTCTGGCCTTGGGTGAGAGGGCTGCAGGGCACTTGGGAGTCAACGTCAATCGGTTACGGTTGTCATCGATAGCTTTGACAGCACTGCTAACTTCGGCGGCGGTGGCTTATGCCGGAGTTATCACATTTGTGGGGCTCATAGTGCCGCATGTTTTGAGGCTGCTCATCGGGCCAGCCAACAAATGGCTCATCCCGTCTGCCTTGTTGGGAGGTTGTCTGTTGGTCACACTGTCCGACATCGCTGCTCGAACTGTGGTGCCCTACGCCGATCTGCCCATTGGCATCTTTACTGCCATCGTTGGCGGTCCTACTTTCTTCATATTGTTGAGACGAGGCATGGGTGGTGAGAAGGCCCTGGGATGATCCGTGCGCGGGACGTGACCTTTTGTTACGGGGAGCGAAGGATCCTCGACGGGATCAACCTCGACGTCCAAGCAGGTGAATTCGTCGGTTTGCTGGGGCCGAACGGCGCGGGTAAATCCACCCTACTGAGCGTGCTCTGTGGTGACCTTGAGGGTTGGCAGGGAACGGTTGAACTCGACGGAGCGCCTCTTCAAAAGCTCTCTCGTCCCCAGCTGGCGCTGCGTCGCTCAGTGATGCCCCAGTTCAGCGAGTTCCCTTTCTCCTATCTCGTTCACGACATTGTCATGATGGGACGATCCCCACATCCACGCGGCCCTGACGACGCCGTCATCGTCGATAGGGCGATGGAACGTACCGAGGTCACTGACCTTGTCGATCGAGAGGTGACGCGTCTGTCAGGTGGCGAACGCGCCCGGGTGACGTTGGCCAGGGTGCTTGCCCAGCAGGCACCCTGTGTTTTCCTTGATGAGCCGACTGCTGCCCTCGATATCTGTCATCAGGAACGCACTATGGCGATCTGTCACGAATTGGCCGATGCGGGGTGCGCGGTCGTTGCCGTCATGCACGACGTGGCGTTGGCGGCAGCGTGCTGCGACCGGATCGCTTTGTTGTCCGGAGGAAAAATACTGGCCGTGGGGCCAGCTGTGGAGGTGCTCACCGAGGATAATCTCACCACGGTGTATCGATGGCCCATCGAGGTCGTCGCCTTGCCGGGAGGGGAGCTCGTCATCCTGCCGAGACGCGCTCGAACCGCCAGCCACGATGAGCGAAGGTAGCCATGTCGGGTTCAGTATCGGTGATGTCGCCACAGTCGGGTTCGCGAGCCCGACGTGTGGCTGCCGTTCATATTGTGGAGGTCGTCGCTACTTGCCTTTTCCTCGTCGCAGTAGGCCAAATTATCGGTGGTCGTTTCGAGGATTTCGCCCCGGCTCCTGGCTGGTACTGGGCGATGGGCATCGGTGGGGTGGTGGCGGCTGTTGCGGCTGGGGCTGCGGTGTCGATGTCGGGCCGTCACGCCCGTGCTGAGGAGGCAGCTCTGCACGCCAAGGTTCTCGATGTTCTTTACCGTCGATCCCTCACTGGCCCGCCTGCCGCAGACGAGGGGGAACGAGTCATTACCTTAGCTACCGATAATGTTGAGCGGGTCAGTGAGTATCGTCAAGTTTTTCTCCCTGACATCCTTGCGGCCCTGGCCACTCCGGTGTTGGTGTGTCTGGTCATCCTCGTCGGTTTGGACTGGTTCACCGGCCTGGTCGTGTTACTAGCCTGCCCCCTCATTCCGACGCTGATTGGTGGATTCGTCAAGCTGTTTCGCAAGCGATCGTCAGATTCTCGTCGTGAGCGTGCCCGCCTTACTGCTCGCTACTTGGATGCTCTGTCAAATCTCGTCCTCATCCGAATGCTGGGTGCGGGACAGCGAGTGGAGGACGATCTGCGTCGACGAGGTGAGACTAACCGCGGGACCATCATGAAGCTATTGGCTGGCAATCAGATCGTCATTGTTGTCGTTGATGGTCTGTTCTCCCTGCTCTTCATCGCTATGGCTGCGGGTTTGGCCACGACGAGGTGGCAGGGTGGCGATATTTCGGCGACTTCGGCGATTACCATCGTGCTGCTGTCGGTGCTGCTGCTGGAACCGCTGCACCAGGTCGCTGCTTTCTTCTACATCGGTATGGGGGGTATCGCCTCTCAGAAGGCACTGAGAAAGTGGTTCGACGCGGCTCCGTCAGCGCTAATGACTTCGGATTCCGCATCCTCGACGCCGACACCGCAGCGGTCAGCTCATGTCCCTGTGCCAGAGGACGGAACTATTTGGCTGCGTAACGTCAGCGTCGGATACGGTGAAACCGAGGTCCTGCACGGGGTCAGCCTCGATATTACCCACGGTGGTCGTACCGCCAT
Protein-coding regions in this window:
- a CDS encoding HtaA domain-containing protein, which codes for MTTSAMRKIVASVLGAILALTGVLITPAAWAAGPTVTVIPVGREGGDITISGKGFSTTGFGVYVAVAPASVPEFYGNSDKFYGYDPSKDTTESPSTIWVYTPSQKAIGSRFAQGRPMNNDGSFTITMKAPPFEQGKDFVVLTTKAHGVGKTDHSDDTRTPVTYREATPAPTGPKTPIAPSKQPSKQAAPSKQVKPSKQAGPNKQSTTPQQKTAEHRSQTPAAHRTMTKQVCTIGASKVTSGSLTWGIRTSFTSYLRGPIANGSWKLSGGANWNGSAFTFPLTSGSFDPATKSGSFKYSGSVHMTGHHGILDMTLAEPSLQIKGSTGHLYLDVKSSSMDGKKTNYGRVDFATFGVSVSGNAAIKGSPVKLTATGAKAFAGFYRAGEPMNPLSTNLTLSAEKVCHNVTVDAVTGKVIGDDSGKGAGRGLPVTGAEGPSSDEIDLGIVGGLALTAVVSTVVVCRRYAARI
- the rpsA gene encoding 30S ribosomal protein S1 — its product is MTSSTEASTSNPVDTDQQNVANTADGSVAVDDLGSPEAFLAAVDATIKYFNDGDIVSGTVVKVDRDEVLLDIGYKTEGVIPSKELSIKHDVDPFEVVNVGDEIEALVQQKEDKEGRLILSKKRAQYERAWGTIEQIKEEDGVVTGTVIEVVKGGLIVDIGLRGFLPASLVEMRRVRDLQPYVGQEIEAKIIELDKNRNNVVLSRRAWLEQTQSEVRQNFLHQLQKGQIRKGVVSSIVNFGAFVDLGGVDGLVHVSELSWKHIDHPSEVVEVGQPVTVEVLDVDMDRERVSLSLKATQEDPWQAFARLHQIGQIVPGKVTKLVPFGAFVRVEDGIEGLVHVSELAERHVEIPEQVVSVNDDVMVKIIDIDLDRRRISLSLKQANEGIDVESDEFDPSLYGMAASYDEDGNYIYPEGFDPETNEWKPGYDEQRIAWEQQYAEAQARWEAHRKQVIEAEQADQEAALTDGGAQSSYTSGPAEGSLASDEALQALRDKLTHN
- a CDS encoding ABC transporter ATP-binding protein/permease, coding for MSGSVSVMSPQSGSRARRVAAVHIVEVVATCLFLVAVGQIIGGRFEDFAPAPGWYWAMGIGGVVAAVAAGAAVSMSGRHARAEEAALHAKVLDVLYRRSLTGPPAADEGERVITLATDNVERVSEYRQVFLPDILAALATPVLVCLVILVGLDWFTGLVVLLACPLIPTLIGGFVKLFRKRSSDSRRERARLTARYLDALSNLVLIRMLGAGQRVEDDLRRRGETNRGTIMKLLAGNQIVIVVVDGLFSLLFIAMAAGLATTRWQGGDISATSAITIVLLSVLLLEPLHQVAAFFYIGMGGIASQKALRKWFDAAPSALMTSDSASSTPTPQRSAHVPVPEDGTIWLRNVSVGYGETEVLHGVSLDITHGGRTAIIGRSGAGKSTLLSVLSGTLPPKSGEVYVSGLDALTAAPGAIRSISASVNQRTWLFAGTVADNLAIANPNATREQMWDALRRAGVADEVEAMPKGLDSDVGEQGRLMSGGQAQRISLARAFLSGRNILLLDEPTSHVDVDSERRIIDAISQISDNTTVVMVTHRRRLLRLAHDVQRVSAGTLLPADDVDSIEDDRTETEDWA
- a CDS encoding heme ABC transporter ATP-binding protein, coding for MIRARDVTFCYGERRILDGINLDVQAGEFVGLLGPNGAGKSTLLSVLCGDLEGWQGTVELDGAPLQKLSRPQLALRRSVMPQFSEFPFSYLVHDIVMMGRSPHPRGPDDAVIVDRAMERTEVTDLVDREVTRLSGGERARVTLARVLAQQAPCVFLDEPTAALDICHQERTMAICHELADAGCAVVAVMHDVALAAACCDRIALLSGGKILAVGPAVEVLTEDNLTTVYRWPIEVVALPGGELVILPRRARTASHDERR
- a CDS encoding FecCD family ABC transporter permease, translating into MSALSQPVVQRSGIERRTRVRVISTICLVIIVCGLVLLSAMVGQYRVEAADVIKIVFGRSATDAMAESVLWQIRFPRIVLGLLVGASLAVAGAVMQALFSNPLAEPGVIGVSSGAAVGASIMIVVAPNFLSGFGVPAAAFVSGLLAASSVYIMARSGRRAESTTLVLTGIAVTAVCSAITSISTYVAPTTARDQIVFWQMGSLSGTTWSHVATVGTVASVGIVWAILIAGKLDTLALGERAAGHLGVNVNRLRLSSIALTALLTSAAVAYAGVITFVGLIVPHVLRLLIGPANKWLIPSALLGGCLLVTLSDIAARTVVPYADLPIGIFTAIVGGPTFFILLRRGMGGEKALG
- a CDS encoding heme/hemin ABC transporter substrate-binding protein — its product is MTVTDVEGNKVTIKSTSRILALDLYGTLSRTLIGLGLGDKIVGRTVSSTEKQLHDRPVVTENGHVLNVEAVAGLKPSVIIADRSVGPKEALDQLRKSGIPVVLVDPHRSVGSTPQLIRTIADAVGKPDAGEALVKRTQEQIDQAKKQIAAWKPAKPMRVAFLYVRGNAGVFFILGSENGASELIQGVGADDVASDKGITTLVPANAESLVSINPDAIFVMRDGLASTGGMKGLLARAGVANTTAGRKQRVISIPDGISLSFGPQTGEVLTAVAKALYGVK